From a region of the Clupea harengus unplaced genomic scaffold, Ch_v2.0.2, whole genome shotgun sequence genome:
- the LOC122131977 gene encoding vacuolar protein sorting-associated protein 4B isoform X1, with translation MEPTNLQKAISVANKAFQEDEEGNYEEAIKSYQHAVRYLLHVVKREPQGKEGNQKIRDKCKQYLDRVEEIQEYLDNKQKAIDLASKAAQEDKAQNYEEALRLYQHAVQYFLHVVKYEAQGDKAKQSIRAKCAEYLDRAEKLKEYLKKKEKPPAKPVKESQSDDKGNDSDEGGEDPEKKKFQNQLQGAIIMEKPNVKWNDVAGLEGAKEALKEAVILPIKFPHLFTGKRTPWRGILLFGPPGTGKSYLAKAVATEANNSTFFSISSSDLVSKWLGESEKLVKSLFSMAREHKPSIIFIDEIDSLCGSRSENESEAARRIKTEFLVQMQGVGNDNEGILVLGATNIPWTLDSAIRRRFEKRIYIPLPEEHARSFMFKLHLGTTANTLTEGDFVTLGKKTDGYSGADISVIVRDALMQPVRKVQSATHFKRVRGPSRDNPNMLVDDLLTPCSPGDPQAVEMTWMDLPGEKLLEPLVSMSDMLRSQASTKPTVNEQDLDKLKKFTEDFGQEG, from the exons AAAGCTATATCTGTAGCAAACAAGGCCttccaggaggatgaggaagggaaCTATGAAGAGGCCATTAAGTCTTACCAGCATGCAGTGCGATATTTACTGCATGTAGTGAAAC gTGAGCCACAGGGTAAAGAGGGCAACCAAAAGATAAGAGACAAGTGTAAACAATATCTGGACAGAGTGGAAGAAATCCAGGAATATCTAGATAACAAACAG AAAGCGATAGATCTTGCCAGCAAGGCAGCTCAAGAGGACAAAGCCCAGAACTATGAGGAGGCCTTGCGTCTGTACCAGCATGCAGTTCAGTACTTCCTGCATGTGGTCAAAT ATGAGGCTCAGGGAGATAAAGCCAAACAGAGCATCCGGGCAAAGTGCGCTGAGTACCTGGACCGAGCAGAGAAACTAAAAGAGTATctcaaaaagaaagagaaacctCCAGCCAAGCCTGTTAAAGAGTCTCAGTCTGATGAcaaagg GAATGACAGTGATGAAGGTGGTGAGGACCCTGAGAAGAAGAAATTTCAAAACCAACTGCAGG GTGCCATTATCATGGAGAAACCAAACGTGAAGTGGAATGACGTGGCTGGACTAGAGGGTGCCAAAGAGGCACTGAAGGAAGCGGTCATTCTTCCAATCAAGTTTCCACACCTCTTCACAG GAAAAAGAACTCCATGGAGGGGCATCCTTCTCTTTGGCCCCCCTGGCACAGGAAAGTCTTATCTGGCCAAGGCTGTGGCCACAGAGGCCAACAACTCCAcattcttctccatctcctcttcagATCTGGTGTCCAAGTGGCTGGGGGAGAGTGAAAA GTTGGTGAAGAGTCTGTTCAGTATGGCCCGGGAGCACAAGCCCTCCATCATCTTCATCGATGAGATCGACTCCCTGTGTGGCTCCAGaagtgagaatgagagcgaAGCCGCCCGTAGGATTAAGACAGAGTTCCTGGTCCAGATGCAGG GAGTCGGGAATGACAATGAGGGGATCCTGGTCCTGGGGGCCACCAACATACCCTGGACACTGGACTCGGCCATCAGGAGACG TTTTGAGAAGCGGATCTACATCCCCCTGCCTGAGGAGCACGCGCGCTCCTTCATGTTCAAGCTGCACCTGGGTACCACCGCCAACACTCTCACCGAAGGAGACTTCGTCACGCTGGGCAAGAAGACAGATGGCTACTCGGGTGCTGATATCAGTGTCATTGTGCGAGATGCTCTCATGCAGCCAGTGCGGAAGGTGCAATCAGCCACACACTTCAAACGG GTACGGGGGCCCTCGAGGGACAATCCCAACATGCTTGTCGATGACCTCCTGACCCCATGTTCCCCTGGTGACCCTCAAGCCGTAGAGATGACATGGATGGATTTGCCTGGAGAGAAGCTTCTGGAGCCTCTTGTGTCTATG TCTGATATGCTGAGGTCCCAGGCAAGCACGAAGCCCACGGTGAATGAGCAGGATCTGGACAAGCTGAAGAAGTTCACAGAGGACTTTGGCCAGGAGGGTTAA
- the LOC122131977 gene encoding vacuolar protein sorting-associated protein 4B isoform X2: MAANNNLQKAIDLASKAAQEDKAQNYEEALRLYQHAVQYFLHVVKYEAQGDKAKQSIRAKCAEYLDRAEKLKEYLKKKEKPPAKPVKESQSDDKGNDSDEGGEDPEKKKFQNQLQGAIIMEKPNVKWNDVAGLEGAKEALKEAVILPIKFPHLFTGKRTPWRGILLFGPPGTGKSYLAKAVATEANNSTFFSISSSDLVSKWLGESEKLVKSLFSMAREHKPSIIFIDEIDSLCGSRSENESEAARRIKTEFLVQMQGVGNDNEGILVLGATNIPWTLDSAIRRRFEKRIYIPLPEEHARSFMFKLHLGTTANTLTEGDFVTLGKKTDGYSGADISVIVRDALMQPVRKVQSATHFKRVRGPSRDNPNMLVDDLLTPCSPGDPQAVEMTWMDLPGEKLLEPLVSMSDMLRSQASTKPTVNEQDLDKLKKFTEDFGQEG, translated from the exons ATGGCTGCCAACAATAATTTACAG AAAGCGATAGATCTTGCCAGCAAGGCAGCTCAAGAGGACAAAGCCCAGAACTATGAGGAGGCCTTGCGTCTGTACCAGCATGCAGTTCAGTACTTCCTGCATGTGGTCAAAT ATGAGGCTCAGGGAGATAAAGCCAAACAGAGCATCCGGGCAAAGTGCGCTGAGTACCTGGACCGAGCAGAGAAACTAAAAGAGTATctcaaaaagaaagagaaacctCCAGCCAAGCCTGTTAAAGAGTCTCAGTCTGATGAcaaagg GAATGACAGTGATGAAGGTGGTGAGGACCCTGAGAAGAAGAAATTTCAAAACCAACTGCAGG GTGCCATTATCATGGAGAAACCAAACGTGAAGTGGAATGACGTGGCTGGACTAGAGGGTGCCAAAGAGGCACTGAAGGAAGCGGTCATTCTTCCAATCAAGTTTCCACACCTCTTCACAG GAAAAAGAACTCCATGGAGGGGCATCCTTCTCTTTGGCCCCCCTGGCACAGGAAAGTCTTATCTGGCCAAGGCTGTGGCCACAGAGGCCAACAACTCCAcattcttctccatctcctcttcagATCTGGTGTCCAAGTGGCTGGGGGAGAGTGAAAA GTTGGTGAAGAGTCTGTTCAGTATGGCCCGGGAGCACAAGCCCTCCATCATCTTCATCGATGAGATCGACTCCCTGTGTGGCTCCAGaagtgagaatgagagcgaAGCCGCCCGTAGGATTAAGACAGAGTTCCTGGTCCAGATGCAGG GAGTCGGGAATGACAATGAGGGGATCCTGGTCCTGGGGGCCACCAACATACCCTGGACACTGGACTCGGCCATCAGGAGACG TTTTGAGAAGCGGATCTACATCCCCCTGCCTGAGGAGCACGCGCGCTCCTTCATGTTCAAGCTGCACCTGGGTACCACCGCCAACACTCTCACCGAAGGAGACTTCGTCACGCTGGGCAAGAAGACAGATGGCTACTCGGGTGCTGATATCAGTGTCATTGTGCGAGATGCTCTCATGCAGCCAGTGCGGAAGGTGCAATCAGCCACACACTTCAAACGG GTACGGGGGCCCTCGAGGGACAATCCCAACATGCTTGTCGATGACCTCCTGACCCCATGTTCCCCTGGTGACCCTCAAGCCGTAGAGATGACATGGATGGATTTGCCTGGAGAGAAGCTTCTGGAGCCTCTTGTGTCTATG TCTGATATGCTGAGGTCCCAGGCAAGCACGAAGCCCACGGTGAATGAGCAGGATCTGGACAAGCTGAAGAAGTTCACAGAGGACTTTGGCCAGGAGGGTTAA